One window of the Acinonyx jubatus isolate Ajub_Pintada_27869175 chromosome A2, VMU_Ajub_asm_v1.0, whole genome shotgun sequence genome contains the following:
- the DHX30 gene encoding ATP-dependent RNA helicase DHX30 isoform X3, translated as MFSLDSFRKDRAQHRQRQCKLPPPRLPPMCVNPAPGGTISRASRDLLKEFPQPKNLLNSVIGRALGISHAKDKLVYVHTNGPKKKKVTLHIKWPKSVEVEGYGSKKIDAERQAAAAACQLFKGWGLLGPRNELFDAAKYRVLADRFGSPADSWWRPEPTMPPTSWRQLNPESIRPGGPGGLSRSLGREEEEDEEEELEEGTIDVTDFLSMAQQDSHTPLRDSRGGSFEMTDDDSAIRALTQFPLPKNLLAKVIQIATSSSTAKNLMQFHTVGTKTKLSTLTLLWPCPMTFVAKGRRKAEAENKAAALACKKLKSLGLVDRNNEPLTHAMYNLASLRELGETQRRPCTIQVPEPILRKIETFLNHYPVDSSWITPELRLQSDDVLPLGKDSGPLSDPITGKPYVPLSEAEEVRLSQNLLELWRRRGPVWQEAPQLPVDPHRDTILNAIEQHPVVVISGDTGCGKTTRIPQLLLERYVTEGRGARCNVIITQPRRISAVSVAQRVSHELGPSLRRNVGFQVRLESKPPARGGALLFCTVGILLRKLQSNPSLEGVSHVIVDEVHERDVNTDFLLILLKGLQRLNPALRLVLMSATGDNERFSRYFGGCPVIKVPGFMYPVKEHYLEDILAKLGKHQYPHRHRHHESEDECALDLDLVTDLVLHIDARGEPGGILCFLPGWQEIKGVQQRLQEALGMHESKYLILPVHSNIPMMDQKAIFQQPPVGVRKIVLATNIAETSITVNDIVHVVDSGLHKEERYDLKTKVSCLETVWVSRANVIQRRGRAGRCQSGFAYHLFPRSRLEKMVPFQVPEILRTPLENLVLQAKIHMPEKTAVEFLSKAVDSPNIKAVDEAVILLQEIGVLDQREYLTTLGQRLAHISTDPRLAKAIVLAAIFRCLHPLLVVVSCLTRDPFSSSLQNRAEVDKVKALLSHDSGSDHLAFVRAVAGWEEVLRWQDRSSRENYLEENLLYAPSLRFIHGLIKQFSENIYEAFLVGKPSDCTLASAQCNEYSEEEELVKGVLMAGLYPNLIQVRQGKVTRQGKFKPNSVTYRTKSGNILLHKSTINREATRLRSRWLTYFMAVKSNGSVFVRDSSQVHPLAVLLLTDGDVHIRDDGRRATISLSDSDLLRLEGDSRTVRLLRELRRALGRMVERSLRSELAALPPGVQQEHGQLLALLAELLRGPCGSFDVRKTADD; from the exons atcGGGCCCAGCACAGGCAGCGTCAGTGCAAacttcccccaccccgccttccaCCCATGTGTGTCAACCCTGCCCCTGGAGGGACCATCTCTCGAG cTTCTAGGGACCTATTAAAAGAGTTCCCACAGCCCAAAAACCTTCTCAACAGTGTAATTGGAAGAGCCCTCGGCATCTCACATGCAAAAGACAAATTGGTCTACGTGCACACGAATGGACCGAAGAAAAAG aaAGTCACCCTCCACATAAAGTGGCCCAAGAGCGTGGAGGTAGAAGGCTATGGCAGCAAGAAGATCGACGCTGAGCGACAGGCTGCGGCCGCGGCCTGCCAGCTGTTCAAG ggctgGGGCCTGCTGGGTCCCCGAAACGAGCTGTTTGATGCAGCCAAGTATCGTGTGCTAGCCGATCGCTTTGGCTCTCCGGCTGACAGCTGGTGGCGCCCAGAACCCACCATGCCACCTACTTCCTGGCGGCAGCTGAATCCCGAGAGCATCCGGCCAGGGGGACCTGGGGGCCTGTCCCGCTCCTTGGGccgggaggaagaggaggatgaggaggaagagctAGAAGAGGGGACCATTGATGTTACCGACTTCCTGTCCATGGCCCAGCAGGACTCCCACACCCCACTCAGGGACTCGAG GGGGGGTTCCTTTGAAATGACAGACGACGACAGTGCTATTAGGGCTCTGACCCAGTTTCCACTTCCCAAGAACCTTCTGGCCAAAGTGATTCAGATAGCAACATCGTCCTCCACAGCTAAG AACCTCATGCAGTTTCATACCGTGGGCACCAAGACCAAGCTGTCTACCCTCACTCTGCTTTGGCCCTGTCCTATGACCTTTGTCGCCAAAGGGCGCCGCAAAGCGGAGGCTGAGAATAAGGCAGCAGCCCTGGCCTGCAAGAAACTGAAG AGCCTGGGCCTGGTGGACCGCAACAACGAGCCGCTCACCCACGCCATGTATAACCTGGCCTCCTTGCGTGAGCTGGGTGAGACCCAGCGCCGGCCGTGTACCATCCAGGTGCCTGAGCCCATCCTCCGCAAGATAGAAACCTTCCTGAACCAT TACCCTGTGGATAGTTCATGGATCACCCCAGAACTCCGGCTGCAGAGTGATGACGTCTTGCCCTTGGGCAAGGACTCGGGGCCCCTGAGTGACCCTATCACAGGCAAGCCCTACGTGCCCCTGTCAGAAGCAGAGGAGGTCCGTCTGAGCCAGAACTTGCTGGAGCTGTGGCGGCGGCGAGGGCCAGTCTGGCAGGAGGCCCCCCAGCTCCCTGTGGACCCGCATCGGGACACAATCCTCAATGCCATTGAGCAGCATCCGGTGGTGGTCATCTCTGGGGACACGGGCTGTGGAAAGACCACACGCATCCCCCAGCTGCTGCTAGAGCGCTATGTGACCGAGGGCCGTGGTGCCCGCTGCAATGTGATCATCACCCAGCCGCGCCGCATCTCCGCTGTGTCGGTGGCACAGCGGGTCAGCCACGAACTGGGCCCCTCTCTGCGCCGGAACGTGGGCTTCCAGGTGCGGTTGGAAAGCAAGCCCCCGGCCCGAGGCGGGGCCTTGCTCTTCTGCACCGTGGGCATCCTGCTGCGGAAGCTGCAGAGCAACCCCAGCCTGGAGGGCGTGAGCCATGTCATCGTGGACGAGGTCCATGAGCGGGACGTGAATACAGACTTCCTGCTTATTTTGCTCAAGGGCCTGCAGCGGCTCAACCCGGCCCTGCGGCTGGTGCTCATGAGCGCCACGGGCGATAACGAGCGCTTCTCCCGCTACTTTGGTGGCTGCCCTGTCATCAAGGTGCCAGGCTTCATGTACCCCGTCAAGGAGCACTACCTGGAGGACATTCTGGCCAAGCTGGGCAAGCACCAGTACCCACACCGGCACCGGCACCACGAG TCTGAGGATGAATGTGCACTTGACTTGGACCTCGTGACGGACCTGGTTCTGCACATTGATGCCCGAGGGGAACCAG GTGGGAtcctctgcttcctgcctgggTGGCAGGAGATCAAAGGAGTGCAGCAACGCCTCCAGGAGGCCCTGGGCATGCACGAGAGCAAGTACCTGATCCTGCCAG TGCACTCCAACATCCCCATGATGGACCAGAAGGCCATATTTCAGCAGCCGCCAGTTGGGGTGCGCAAGATCGTCTTGGCCACCAATATCGCGGAGACCTCAATTACAGTCAATGACATTGTGCACGTGGTGGACAGCGGTCTGCACAAGGAGGAACGCTATGACCTGAAGACCAAG gtgtcCTGCCTGGAGACTGTGTGGGTGTCACGAGCCAATGTGATCCAGCGCCGGGGCCGGGCAGGCCGCTGCCAGTCAGGCTTTGCCTACCACCTATTCCCACGGAGCCGGCTGGAGAAAATGGTCCCTTTCCAAGTGCCGGAGATTCTGCGCACGCCCCTTGAGAACCTGGTGCTACAAGCCAAAATCCACATGCCCGAGAAGACG GCAGTGGAATTCCTTTCCAAGGCTGTGGACAGTCCGAACATTAAGGCAGTGGACGAGGCCGTGATCTTGCTCCAGGAGATCG GAGTGCTGGACCAGCGGGAGTACCTGACCACCCTGGGGCAGCGCCTGGCCCATATCTCCACCGACCCCCGGCTGGCCAAGGCCATAGTGCTGGCTGCCATCTTCCGCTGCCTGCACCCGCTGCTGGTGGTCGTTTCCTGCCTCACCCGGGACCCCTTCAGCAGTAGCCTGCAGAACCGGGCGGAGGTGGACAAG gTGAAGGCGCTGTTGAGCCATGACAGTGGCAGCGACCACCTGGCCTTCGTGCGGGCCGTGGCCGGCTGGGAGGAGGTGCTGCGCTGGCAGGACCGCAGCTCCCGGGAGAACTACCTGGAGGAGAACCTGCTGTACGCACCCAGCCTGCGTTTCATCCACG GACTCATCAAGCAGTTCTCAGAGAACATTTATGAGGCTTTCCTGGTGGGAAAGCCCTCGGACTGCACCCTGGCTTCTGCCCAGTGCAACGAGTAcagtgaggaggaggagctggtgaAGGGCGTACTGATGGCCGGCCTCTACCCCAACCTCATCCAG GTGAGGCAGGGCAAGGTGACCCGGCAGGGCAAGTTCAAGCCCAACAGCGTCACATACAGGACCAAATCAGGCAACATCTTGCTGCATAAGTCGACCATCAACag GGAGGCCACGCGGCTCCGGAGCCGATGGCTGACGTACTTCATGGCCGTCAAGTCCAATGGCAGCGTCTTCGTCCGGGACTCCTCCCAGGTGCACCCGCTGGCCGTGCTGCTGCTGACAGACGGGGACGTCCACATACGTG atgATGGGCGCCGGGCCACCATCTCCCTGAGTGACAGTGACCTGCTGAGGCTGGAGGGGGATTCCCGCACCGTGCGGCTGCTGAGGGAGCTGCGCCGGGCCCTGGGCCGCATGGTGGAGCGGAGCCTGCGCAGTGAGCTGGCCGCACTCCCGCCCGGCGTGCAGCAGGAGCACGGGCAGCTGCTCGCCCTGCTGGCGGAGCTGTTGCGTGGGCCCTGTGGCAGCTTTGACGTGCGCAAGACAGCCGAtgactga
- the DHX30 gene encoding ATP-dependent RNA helicase DHX30 isoform X1 codes for MAAARRFMALAAGVAPRLRPPGPRAAGRQGRSRGLSSGCARPDHTKEAAEAEAGVAPSGPGEGDGSMVNASRDLLKEFPQPKNLLNSVIGRALGISHAKDKLVYVHTNGPKKKKVTLHIKWPKSVEVEGYGSKKIDAERQAAAAACQLFKGWGLLGPRNELFDAAKYRVLADRFGSPADSWWRPEPTMPPTSWRQLNPESIRPGGPGGLSRSLGREEEEDEEEELEEGTIDVTDFLSMAQQDSHTPLRDSRGGSFEMTDDDSAIRALTQFPLPKNLLAKVIQIATSSSTAKNLMQFHTVGTKTKLSTLTLLWPCPMTFVAKGRRKAEAENKAAALACKKLKSLGLVDRNNEPLTHAMYNLASLRELGETQRRPCTIQVPEPILRKIETFLNHYPVDSSWITPELRLQSDDVLPLGKDSGPLSDPITGKPYVPLSEAEEVRLSQNLLELWRRRGPVWQEAPQLPVDPHRDTILNAIEQHPVVVISGDTGCGKTTRIPQLLLERYVTEGRGARCNVIITQPRRISAVSVAQRVSHELGPSLRRNVGFQVRLESKPPARGGALLFCTVGILLRKLQSNPSLEGVSHVIVDEVHERDVNTDFLLILLKGLQRLNPALRLVLMSATGDNERFSRYFGGCPVIKVPGFMYPVKEHYLEDILAKLGKHQYPHRHRHHESEDECALDLDLVTDLVLHIDARGEPGGILCFLPGWQEIKGVQQRLQEALGMHESKYLILPVHSNIPMMDQKAIFQQPPVGVRKIVLATNIAETSITVNDIVHVVDSGLHKEERYDLKTKVSCLETVWVSRANVIQRRGRAGRCQSGFAYHLFPRSRLEKMVPFQVPEILRTPLENLVLQAKIHMPEKTAVEFLSKAVDSPNIKAVDEAVILLQEIGVLDQREYLTTLGQRLAHISTDPRLAKAIVLAAIFRCLHPLLVVVSCLTRDPFSSSLQNRAEVDKVKALLSHDSGSDHLAFVRAVAGWEEVLRWQDRSSRENYLEENLLYAPSLRFIHGLIKQFSENIYEAFLVGKPSDCTLASAQCNEYSEEEELVKGVLMAGLYPNLIQVRQGKVTRQGKFKPNSVTYRTKSGNILLHKSTINREATRLRSRWLTYFMAVKSNGSVFVRDSSQVHPLAVLLLTDGDVHIRDDGRRATISLSDSDLLRLEGDSRTVRLLRELRRALGRMVERSLRSELAALPPGVQQEHGQLLALLAELLRGPCGSFDVRKTADD; via the exons ATGGCGGCCGCCAGGAGGTTCATGGCGCTGGCTGCCGGCGTCGCTCCGCGCCTGCGACCGCCGGGTCCCCGCGCCGCCGGGCGACAGGGACGCTCACGCGGCCTGTCGTCAGGCTGCGCCCGCCCCGATCACACGAAGGAGGCCGCCGAGGCCGAGGCAGGGGTGGCCCCCAGCGGGCCCGGGGAAGGCGACGGAAGCATGGTGAACG cTTCTAGGGACCTATTAAAAGAGTTCCCACAGCCCAAAAACCTTCTCAACAGTGTAATTGGAAGAGCCCTCGGCATCTCACATGCAAAAGACAAATTGGTCTACGTGCACACGAATGGACCGAAGAAAAAG aaAGTCACCCTCCACATAAAGTGGCCCAAGAGCGTGGAGGTAGAAGGCTATGGCAGCAAGAAGATCGACGCTGAGCGACAGGCTGCGGCCGCGGCCTGCCAGCTGTTCAAG ggctgGGGCCTGCTGGGTCCCCGAAACGAGCTGTTTGATGCAGCCAAGTATCGTGTGCTAGCCGATCGCTTTGGCTCTCCGGCTGACAGCTGGTGGCGCCCAGAACCCACCATGCCACCTACTTCCTGGCGGCAGCTGAATCCCGAGAGCATCCGGCCAGGGGGACCTGGGGGCCTGTCCCGCTCCTTGGGccgggaggaagaggaggatgaggaggaagagctAGAAGAGGGGACCATTGATGTTACCGACTTCCTGTCCATGGCCCAGCAGGACTCCCACACCCCACTCAGGGACTCGAG GGGGGGTTCCTTTGAAATGACAGACGACGACAGTGCTATTAGGGCTCTGACCCAGTTTCCACTTCCCAAGAACCTTCTGGCCAAAGTGATTCAGATAGCAACATCGTCCTCCACAGCTAAG AACCTCATGCAGTTTCATACCGTGGGCACCAAGACCAAGCTGTCTACCCTCACTCTGCTTTGGCCCTGTCCTATGACCTTTGTCGCCAAAGGGCGCCGCAAAGCGGAGGCTGAGAATAAGGCAGCAGCCCTGGCCTGCAAGAAACTGAAG AGCCTGGGCCTGGTGGACCGCAACAACGAGCCGCTCACCCACGCCATGTATAACCTGGCCTCCTTGCGTGAGCTGGGTGAGACCCAGCGCCGGCCGTGTACCATCCAGGTGCCTGAGCCCATCCTCCGCAAGATAGAAACCTTCCTGAACCAT TACCCTGTGGATAGTTCATGGATCACCCCAGAACTCCGGCTGCAGAGTGATGACGTCTTGCCCTTGGGCAAGGACTCGGGGCCCCTGAGTGACCCTATCACAGGCAAGCCCTACGTGCCCCTGTCAGAAGCAGAGGAGGTCCGTCTGAGCCAGAACTTGCTGGAGCTGTGGCGGCGGCGAGGGCCAGTCTGGCAGGAGGCCCCCCAGCTCCCTGTGGACCCGCATCGGGACACAATCCTCAATGCCATTGAGCAGCATCCGGTGGTGGTCATCTCTGGGGACACGGGCTGTGGAAAGACCACACGCATCCCCCAGCTGCTGCTAGAGCGCTATGTGACCGAGGGCCGTGGTGCCCGCTGCAATGTGATCATCACCCAGCCGCGCCGCATCTCCGCTGTGTCGGTGGCACAGCGGGTCAGCCACGAACTGGGCCCCTCTCTGCGCCGGAACGTGGGCTTCCAGGTGCGGTTGGAAAGCAAGCCCCCGGCCCGAGGCGGGGCCTTGCTCTTCTGCACCGTGGGCATCCTGCTGCGGAAGCTGCAGAGCAACCCCAGCCTGGAGGGCGTGAGCCATGTCATCGTGGACGAGGTCCATGAGCGGGACGTGAATACAGACTTCCTGCTTATTTTGCTCAAGGGCCTGCAGCGGCTCAACCCGGCCCTGCGGCTGGTGCTCATGAGCGCCACGGGCGATAACGAGCGCTTCTCCCGCTACTTTGGTGGCTGCCCTGTCATCAAGGTGCCAGGCTTCATGTACCCCGTCAAGGAGCACTACCTGGAGGACATTCTGGCCAAGCTGGGCAAGCACCAGTACCCACACCGGCACCGGCACCACGAG TCTGAGGATGAATGTGCACTTGACTTGGACCTCGTGACGGACCTGGTTCTGCACATTGATGCCCGAGGGGAACCAG GTGGGAtcctctgcttcctgcctgggTGGCAGGAGATCAAAGGAGTGCAGCAACGCCTCCAGGAGGCCCTGGGCATGCACGAGAGCAAGTACCTGATCCTGCCAG TGCACTCCAACATCCCCATGATGGACCAGAAGGCCATATTTCAGCAGCCGCCAGTTGGGGTGCGCAAGATCGTCTTGGCCACCAATATCGCGGAGACCTCAATTACAGTCAATGACATTGTGCACGTGGTGGACAGCGGTCTGCACAAGGAGGAACGCTATGACCTGAAGACCAAG gtgtcCTGCCTGGAGACTGTGTGGGTGTCACGAGCCAATGTGATCCAGCGCCGGGGCCGGGCAGGCCGCTGCCAGTCAGGCTTTGCCTACCACCTATTCCCACGGAGCCGGCTGGAGAAAATGGTCCCTTTCCAAGTGCCGGAGATTCTGCGCACGCCCCTTGAGAACCTGGTGCTACAAGCCAAAATCCACATGCCCGAGAAGACG GCAGTGGAATTCCTTTCCAAGGCTGTGGACAGTCCGAACATTAAGGCAGTGGACGAGGCCGTGATCTTGCTCCAGGAGATCG GAGTGCTGGACCAGCGGGAGTACCTGACCACCCTGGGGCAGCGCCTGGCCCATATCTCCACCGACCCCCGGCTGGCCAAGGCCATAGTGCTGGCTGCCATCTTCCGCTGCCTGCACCCGCTGCTGGTGGTCGTTTCCTGCCTCACCCGGGACCCCTTCAGCAGTAGCCTGCAGAACCGGGCGGAGGTGGACAAG gTGAAGGCGCTGTTGAGCCATGACAGTGGCAGCGACCACCTGGCCTTCGTGCGGGCCGTGGCCGGCTGGGAGGAGGTGCTGCGCTGGCAGGACCGCAGCTCCCGGGAGAACTACCTGGAGGAGAACCTGCTGTACGCACCCAGCCTGCGTTTCATCCACG GACTCATCAAGCAGTTCTCAGAGAACATTTATGAGGCTTTCCTGGTGGGAAAGCCCTCGGACTGCACCCTGGCTTCTGCCCAGTGCAACGAGTAcagtgaggaggaggagctggtgaAGGGCGTACTGATGGCCGGCCTCTACCCCAACCTCATCCAG GTGAGGCAGGGCAAGGTGACCCGGCAGGGCAAGTTCAAGCCCAACAGCGTCACATACAGGACCAAATCAGGCAACATCTTGCTGCATAAGTCGACCATCAACag GGAGGCCACGCGGCTCCGGAGCCGATGGCTGACGTACTTCATGGCCGTCAAGTCCAATGGCAGCGTCTTCGTCCGGGACTCCTCCCAGGTGCACCCGCTGGCCGTGCTGCTGCTGACAGACGGGGACGTCCACATACGTG atgATGGGCGCCGGGCCACCATCTCCCTGAGTGACAGTGACCTGCTGAGGCTGGAGGGGGATTCCCGCACCGTGCGGCTGCTGAGGGAGCTGCGCCGGGCCCTGGGCCGCATGGTGGAGCGGAGCCTGCGCAGTGAGCTGGCCGCACTCCCGCCCGGCGTGCAGCAGGAGCACGGGCAGCTGCTCGCCCTGCTGGCGGAGCTGTTGCGTGGGCCCTGTGGCAGCTTTGACGTGCGCAAGACAGCCGAtgactga
- the DHX30 gene encoding ATP-dependent RNA helicase DHX30 isoform X5, with product MKIFNNKDGSHLALWLEHGTLKKPNILRWDERLEDGKKVTLHIKWPKSVEVEGYGSKKIDAERQAAAAACQLFKGWGLLGPRNELFDAAKYRVLADRFGSPADSWWRPEPTMPPTSWRQLNPESIRPGGPGGLSRSLGREEEEDEEEELEEGTIDVTDFLSMAQQDSHTPLRDSRGGSFEMTDDDSAIRALTQFPLPKNLLAKVIQIATSSSTAKNLMQFHTVGTKTKLSTLTLLWPCPMTFVAKGRRKAEAENKAAALACKKLKSLGLVDRNNEPLTHAMYNLASLRELGETQRRPCTIQVPEPILRKIETFLNHYPVDSSWITPELRLQSDDVLPLGKDSGPLSDPITGKPYVPLSEAEEVRLSQNLLELWRRRGPVWQEAPQLPVDPHRDTILNAIEQHPVVVISGDTGCGKTTRIPQLLLERYVTEGRGARCNVIITQPRRISAVSVAQRVSHELGPSLRRNVGFQVRLESKPPARGGALLFCTVGILLRKLQSNPSLEGVSHVIVDEVHERDVNTDFLLILLKGLQRLNPALRLVLMSATGDNERFSRYFGGCPVIKVPGFMYPVKEHYLEDILAKLGKHQYPHRHRHHESEDECALDLDLVTDLVLHIDARGEPGGILCFLPGWQEIKGVQQRLQEALGMHESKYLILPVHSNIPMMDQKAIFQQPPVGVRKIVLATNIAETSITVNDIVHVVDSGLHKEERYDLKTKVSCLETVWVSRANVIQRRGRAGRCQSGFAYHLFPRSRLEKMVPFQVPEILRTPLENLVLQAKIHMPEKTAVEFLSKAVDSPNIKAVDEAVILLQEIGVLDQREYLTTLGQRLAHISTDPRLAKAIVLAAIFRCLHPLLVVVSCLTRDPFSSSLQNRAEVDKVKALLSHDSGSDHLAFVRAVAGWEEVLRWQDRSSRENYLEENLLYAPSLRFIHGLIKQFSENIYEAFLVGKPSDCTLASAQCNEYSEEEELVKGVLMAGLYPNLIQVRQGKVTRQGKFKPNSVTYRTKSGNILLHKSTINREATRLRSRWLTYFMAVKSNGSVFVRDSSQVHPLAVLLLTDGDVHIRDDGRRATISLSDSDLLRLEGDSRTVRLLRELRRALGRMVERSLRSELAALPPGVQQEHGQLLALLAELLRGPCGSFDVRKTADD from the exons ATGAAGATTTTTAACAATAAAGATGGGTCCCACCTTGCTCTCTGGCTAGAACATGGCACTTTGAAGAAGCCAAACATCTTGAGGTGGGATGAACGGCTTGAGGACGGGAAG aaAGTCACCCTCCACATAAAGTGGCCCAAGAGCGTGGAGGTAGAAGGCTATGGCAGCAAGAAGATCGACGCTGAGCGACAGGCTGCGGCCGCGGCCTGCCAGCTGTTCAAG ggctgGGGCCTGCTGGGTCCCCGAAACGAGCTGTTTGATGCAGCCAAGTATCGTGTGCTAGCCGATCGCTTTGGCTCTCCGGCTGACAGCTGGTGGCGCCCAGAACCCACCATGCCACCTACTTCCTGGCGGCAGCTGAATCCCGAGAGCATCCGGCCAGGGGGACCTGGGGGCCTGTCCCGCTCCTTGGGccgggaggaagaggaggatgaggaggaagagctAGAAGAGGGGACCATTGATGTTACCGACTTCCTGTCCATGGCCCAGCAGGACTCCCACACCCCACTCAGGGACTCGAG GGGGGGTTCCTTTGAAATGACAGACGACGACAGTGCTATTAGGGCTCTGACCCAGTTTCCACTTCCCAAGAACCTTCTGGCCAAAGTGATTCAGATAGCAACATCGTCCTCCACAGCTAAG AACCTCATGCAGTTTCATACCGTGGGCACCAAGACCAAGCTGTCTACCCTCACTCTGCTTTGGCCCTGTCCTATGACCTTTGTCGCCAAAGGGCGCCGCAAAGCGGAGGCTGAGAATAAGGCAGCAGCCCTGGCCTGCAAGAAACTGAAG AGCCTGGGCCTGGTGGACCGCAACAACGAGCCGCTCACCCACGCCATGTATAACCTGGCCTCCTTGCGTGAGCTGGGTGAGACCCAGCGCCGGCCGTGTACCATCCAGGTGCCTGAGCCCATCCTCCGCAAGATAGAAACCTTCCTGAACCAT TACCCTGTGGATAGTTCATGGATCACCCCAGAACTCCGGCTGCAGAGTGATGACGTCTTGCCCTTGGGCAAGGACTCGGGGCCCCTGAGTGACCCTATCACAGGCAAGCCCTACGTGCCCCTGTCAGAAGCAGAGGAGGTCCGTCTGAGCCAGAACTTGCTGGAGCTGTGGCGGCGGCGAGGGCCAGTCTGGCAGGAGGCCCCCCAGCTCCCTGTGGACCCGCATCGGGACACAATCCTCAATGCCATTGAGCAGCATCCGGTGGTGGTCATCTCTGGGGACACGGGCTGTGGAAAGACCACACGCATCCCCCAGCTGCTGCTAGAGCGCTATGTGACCGAGGGCCGTGGTGCCCGCTGCAATGTGATCATCACCCAGCCGCGCCGCATCTCCGCTGTGTCGGTGGCACAGCGGGTCAGCCACGAACTGGGCCCCTCTCTGCGCCGGAACGTGGGCTTCCAGGTGCGGTTGGAAAGCAAGCCCCCGGCCCGAGGCGGGGCCTTGCTCTTCTGCACCGTGGGCATCCTGCTGCGGAAGCTGCAGAGCAACCCCAGCCTGGAGGGCGTGAGCCATGTCATCGTGGACGAGGTCCATGAGCGGGACGTGAATACAGACTTCCTGCTTATTTTGCTCAAGGGCCTGCAGCGGCTCAACCCGGCCCTGCGGCTGGTGCTCATGAGCGCCACGGGCGATAACGAGCGCTTCTCCCGCTACTTTGGTGGCTGCCCTGTCATCAAGGTGCCAGGCTTCATGTACCCCGTCAAGGAGCACTACCTGGAGGACATTCTGGCCAAGCTGGGCAAGCACCAGTACCCACACCGGCACCGGCACCACGAG TCTGAGGATGAATGTGCACTTGACTTGGACCTCGTGACGGACCTGGTTCTGCACATTGATGCCCGAGGGGAACCAG GTGGGAtcctctgcttcctgcctgggTGGCAGGAGATCAAAGGAGTGCAGCAACGCCTCCAGGAGGCCCTGGGCATGCACGAGAGCAAGTACCTGATCCTGCCAG TGCACTCCAACATCCCCATGATGGACCAGAAGGCCATATTTCAGCAGCCGCCAGTTGGGGTGCGCAAGATCGTCTTGGCCACCAATATCGCGGAGACCTCAATTACAGTCAATGACATTGTGCACGTGGTGGACAGCGGTCTGCACAAGGAGGAACGCTATGACCTGAAGACCAAG gtgtcCTGCCTGGAGACTGTGTGGGTGTCACGAGCCAATGTGATCCAGCGCCGGGGCCGGGCAGGCCGCTGCCAGTCAGGCTTTGCCTACCACCTATTCCCACGGAGCCGGCTGGAGAAAATGGTCCCTTTCCAAGTGCCGGAGATTCTGCGCACGCCCCTTGAGAACCTGGTGCTACAAGCCAAAATCCACATGCCCGAGAAGACG GCAGTGGAATTCCTTTCCAAGGCTGTGGACAGTCCGAACATTAAGGCAGTGGACGAGGCCGTGATCTTGCTCCAGGAGATCG GAGTGCTGGACCAGCGGGAGTACCTGACCACCCTGGGGCAGCGCCTGGCCCATATCTCCACCGACCCCCGGCTGGCCAAGGCCATAGTGCTGGCTGCCATCTTCCGCTGCCTGCACCCGCTGCTGGTGGTCGTTTCCTGCCTCACCCGGGACCCCTTCAGCAGTAGCCTGCAGAACCGGGCGGAGGTGGACAAG gTGAAGGCGCTGTTGAGCCATGACAGTGGCAGCGACCACCTGGCCTTCGTGCGGGCCGTGGCCGGCTGGGAGGAGGTGCTGCGCTGGCAGGACCGCAGCTCCCGGGAGAACTACCTGGAGGAGAACCTGCTGTACGCACCCAGCCTGCGTTTCATCCACG GACTCATCAAGCAGTTCTCAGAGAACATTTATGAGGCTTTCCTGGTGGGAAAGCCCTCGGACTGCACCCTGGCTTCTGCCCAGTGCAACGAGTAcagtgaggaggaggagctggtgaAGGGCGTACTGATGGCCGGCCTCTACCCCAACCTCATCCAG GTGAGGCAGGGCAAGGTGACCCGGCAGGGCAAGTTCAAGCCCAACAGCGTCACATACAGGACCAAATCAGGCAACATCTTGCTGCATAAGTCGACCATCAACag GGAGGCCACGCGGCTCCGGAGCCGATGGCTGACGTACTTCATGGCCGTCAAGTCCAATGGCAGCGTCTTCGTCCGGGACTCCTCCCAGGTGCACCCGCTGGCCGTGCTGCTGCTGACAGACGGGGACGTCCACATACGTG atgATGGGCGCCGGGCCACCATCTCCCTGAGTGACAGTGACCTGCTGAGGCTGGAGGGGGATTCCCGCACCGTGCGGCTGCTGAGGGAGCTGCGCCGGGCCCTGGGCCGCATGGTGGAGCGGAGCCTGCGCAGTGAGCTGGCCGCACTCCCGCCCGGCGTGCAGCAGGAGCACGGGCAGCTGCTCGCCCTGCTGGCGGAGCTGTTGCGTGGGCCCTGTGGCAGCTTTGACGTGCGCAAGACAGCCGAtgactga